The following nucleotide sequence is from Tistrella mobilis.
CCGGCCGCGGCCCGGAACGCGAAAACCGGCGGGGCTCATTCTGCGCGCTCCTTCAGGGCGGCGAGATCGGGGCGGGGATCGCTGACCCGATAGGTCGTCAGGAAGCGGTCGCTCACCGTGTCGCGCACGGCATTGAAGAACCGGCCGCAGCCATGGACGTGACGCCAGCGTTCGAAATGGGCGCCGCGGATGTTGTTGCGGATGAACAGAAAGTCGCGCCAGTCCTCGTCGGTCGCCGTGGCGGGGTCGGGCCGGGCGATATGGGCCTCGCCCGCATAGACGAATTCCAGCTCGGGCAGGGTTTCCCCGCAATAGGGGCAGTGGATCAGAAGCATGGGGCGATCCTCAATGCGCGACGGCGGCGGCCGCGGCTTCGTCGATCAGACGGCCGGTGGTGAACCGCTCCAGCGTGAAGGGGGCGTTGATCGGGTGCGGCTCGTCTTTCGCCACCGTCCAGGCCAGCGTATGGGCGGCGCCGGGCGTCGCCTTGAAGCCGCCGGTGCCCCAGCCGCAATTCACATAAAGCCCCGGCACCGGCGTCTTGCCCAGGATCGCCGAGCGGTCGGGCGTCACGTCGACGA
It contains:
- a CDS encoding sarcosine oxidase subunit delta, with the protein product MLLIHCPYCGETLPELEFVYAGEAHIARPDPATATDEDWRDFLFIRNNIRGAHFERWRHVHGCGRFFNAVRDTVSDRFLTTYRVSDPRPDLAALKERAE